The following are encoded together in the Coregonus clupeaformis isolate EN_2021a chromosome 24, ASM2061545v1, whole genome shotgun sequence genome:
- the LOC121538470 gene encoding UHRF1-binding protein 1 isoform X2: MAGIIKKQILKHLSRFTKNLSPDKINLSTLKGEGQLSNLELDEEVLQNMLDLPTWLAVTRVYCNKAAIRIQWTKLKTSPICLFLDKVEVEMRTCEEPRPPNGPSPIAITAGQSEYGFAEKVVEGMSVIINSITIKVQSRAFHASFELWQLQGNSLNPKWQKTDLRYTRITDPKRGEVLTFKEINWQSLRIEADAIESEDQDLGSIPIRLITNQGRIRIALKRRVKDCNVLASKLLFILDDLLWVLTDSQLKAVIHYAKSLSEAMEKSAQQRKSMAAESLQTAPPSPGIHNLWTDPSPPPIGGAPSTLDQYFDQHDVKESSYHTFISRLDLHICNDSSSADPDEPPPPGSQGAMQLTFRKLGFDYYPIHRPADGCQHWERHCGAMEARAQWAGRLLQEFQRRLEVSGIPGPHSEIPKEANDSPAKRAQDGQPSSPDRDQSSRRNSTAPPPPGNPLKRLRSSCVVVRMDDLDIHQVSTGGRHGKKTQSLLSCNRKALNLADSIPAIHLQFTEYYFPDNPGLPVPNTNLYAQLNGLHLCLDPASLLWVNLFSRGLLHTLEQVKAFYQLQDGSKAEEHVDIRMDAAQIKLIIPLESSIMDHQDRPQSLNITVSQTVLSNTRHSPHGTRADLNTTYISFSTCHFFQSAPPCSFPRDQSAFLPLPSAFLQHSLEMEPLPLSETRPLRAKDVWSLSLSRLSGSFEGARKSNKGRAHPFVEPFAMSVWICRPCAFKGGSLVSSPSEPAPVDPNHASSEQENQLPSNPDHHNLDSKKEAPVASIHFLAQAITPVKVWLNHYQYVALLRMKDTLARLGGELGRDTRDAKHARGQESDPPTVCLALLMDSVELGLLLPPAATEPEEEEAHTPGSESASLTDSDLSPTHQATSPGPLEDSGIGNATATVNSSPPLEQEVDGVVEEASEAVEGMEGEMAQEGGNGPVPSPPFSPEHHLSLLSRDPSTFSLEEELSNALTATKDVTKDAFSASLDLTKGAFSITKDAFSFMSRGSGMSKLFTTQAKEQRPEASLRLQSMKLSLSQHSFDSAILDGSLPDDHLSVDSDTSDNILMDESGVESMMRPSSTLEPMASGGSAAPGTEGGSSADLSSSLSQSIEDITQDTASVLLLVLSGIACVADLKGEDLVVAVEVQDLTSRQMGNIRVSDLLARQMPG; this comes from the exons GTTCACCAAGAACCTGTCCCCAGACAAGATCAACCTGAGCACGCTGAAGGGTGAGGGCCAGCTGTCCAACCTGGAGCTGGATGAAGAGGTGCTGCAGAACATGCTGGACCTGCCCACCTGGTTGGCTGTCACCCGGGTCTACTGCAACAAGGCTGCAATCAGG ATACAATGGACAAAGTTGAAGACCAGCCCCATCTGCCTG TTCCTGGACAAGGTGGAGGTGGAGATGAGAACGTGTGAGGAGCCCCGTCCACCAAATGGCCCCTCCCCTATTGCCATCACTGCTGGCCAGAG TGAGTATGGCTTCGCTGAGAAGGTGGTGGAGGGTATGTCTGTCATCATCAACTCCATCACCATCAAGGTGCAGTCCCGTGCCTTCCACGCCTCCTTCGAGCTCTGGCAGCTGCAAGGCAACAGTCTCAACCCCAAATGGCAGAAGACTGACCTCCGCTACACCCGCATCACGGACCCCAAGAGAGGAGAG GTGTTGACGTTTAAGGAGATCAACTGGCAGAGTCTGCGTATAGAGGCTGATGCCATAGAGAGTGAGGACCAGGACCTGGGCAGTATCCCAATACGCCTCATTACCAACCAGGGACGCATCCGCATCGCCCTGAAGCGCAGG GTGAAGGACTGTAACGTGCTGGCCTCTAAGCTGCTCTTCATTCTGGATGACCTGCTGTGGGTGCTGACGGACTCTCAGCTCAAAGCTGTCATCCACTACGCCAAGTCCCTGAGCGAGGCCATGGAGAAGTCTGCCCAGCAGAGGAAGAGTATGGCTGCGGAGTCCCTACAG ACTGCACCCCCGTCCCCTGGTATCCACAATCTATGGACAGACCCTTCACCCCCTCCCATCGGTGGTGCACCCAGTACCCTGGACCAGTACTTTGATCAACACGACGTCAAAGAGTCCTCCTACCACACCTTCATCTCTCGTCTAGACCTGCACATATGCAACGACAGCTCCTCAGCAGACCCCG ATGAGCCTCCACCTCCTGGCTCCCAGGGTGCAATGCAGCTGACCTTCCGCAAGCTGGGTTTTGACTACTACCCCATCCACCGGCCTG CTGATGGCTGTCAGCACTGGGAACGTCACTGTGGAGCGATGGAGGCCCGGGCCCAGTGGGCTGGCAGACTGCTGCAGGAGTTCCAGAGGAGGTTGGAGGTGTCCGGTATCCCTGGTCCACACTCAGAGATCCCCAAGGAGGCAAATGACTCCCCTGCCAAGAGGGCTCAGG ATGGACAGCCCAGCTCCCCTGACAGGGATCAGAGCTCCAGGAGGAACTCAACAGCACCTCCTCCCCCGGGGAACCCTCTGAAGAGGCTCCGCTCTAGCTGTGTGGTGGTACGAATGGACGACCTGGATATCCATCAG GTGTCTACAGGGGGACGCCACGGCAAGAAGACCCAGTCCTTACTATCCTGTAACCGCAAGGCCCTGAACCTAGCAGACAGTATACCAGCCATCCACCTGCAATTCACAGAGTATTACTTCCCTGACAACCCCGGTTTGCCTG tACCCAACACTAACCTGTATGCCCAGCTGAACGGCCTACATCTGTGCCTGGACCCAGCCAGTCTGCTGTGGGTCAACCTGTTCTCGCGGGGCCTGCTGCATACCCTGGAGCAGGTCAAAGCCTTCTACCAACTCCAGGACGGCAGCAAGGCAGAGGAGCATGTGGACATCCGCATGGACGCAGCACAGATCAAG cTGATCATTCCCCTGGAGTCATCCATCATGGACCACCAGGACCGGCCCCAGTCCCTGAACATCACTGTTTCCCAAACGGTCCTCAGCAACACCCGCCACTCCCCCCACGGCACCCGGGCCGACCTCAACACCACCTACATTAGCTTCTCCACCTGCCACTTCTTCCAGTCCGCTCCCCCTTGCTCCTTCCCCCGAGACCAGAgcgcctttctccctctcccctctgcctTCCTCCAGCACTCCCTGGAGATGGAGCCCCTGCCCTTGTCTGAGACGAGGCCCCTCCGGGCCAAGGACGTCTGGTCCCTAAGTCTCTCCCGTCTGTCCGGGAGCTTCGAGGGGGCGCGGAAAAGCAACAAGGGCAGAGCTCATCCCTTCGTGGAGCCTTTCGCCATGTCTGTGTGGATATGTCGTCCATGTGCGTTTAAGGGTGGTTCCCTGGTCTCCTCTCCCAGTGAACCAGCTCCTGTAGATCCCAACCATGCATCCTCAGAGCAGGAGAACCAGCTCCCGTCCAACCCTGACCACCACAACCTGGACAGTAAAAAGGAGGCTCCAGTGGCCTCTATCCACTTCCTGGCCCAGGCCATCACACCGGTCAAAGTGTGGCTCAACCACTACCAGTATGTGGCCCTGCTGCGGATGAAGGACACCCTGGCCAGGCTTGGGGGCGAGCTAGGACGGGACACCAGGGACGCTAAGCATGCCAGGGGCCAGGAGTCTGACCCCCCTACGGTGTGCCTAGCCCTCCTAATGGACTCAGTGGAGCTGGGGCTCCTGCTACCACCGGCAGCCACGgagccagaggaggaggaggcccaCACCCCAGGGTCTGAAAGCGCCAGCCTGACAGACTCCGACCTCTCCCCCACTCACCAGGCTACATCGCCAGGCCCTCTGGAGGATAGCGGGATAGGAAACGCCACTGCCACCGTCAACAGCTCTCCTCCCCTTGAgcaggaggtggatggtgtggTAGAGGAGGCCAGCGAGGCAGTAGAGGGCATGGAGGGGGAGATGGCCCAGGAGGGTGGCAATGgtcctgtcccctctcctcccttctcccctgaacaccatctctccctcctgtccagGGATCCTTCTACCTTCAGCCTGGAGGAAGAGCTGTCCAACGCCCTCACCGCCACCAAAGACGTCACCAAAGATGCCTTTAGTGCCTCCCTGGACCTGACTAAAGGGGCGTTCTCCATCACAAAAGATGCATTCAGCTTCATGAGTCGCGGGTCGGGGATGAGCAAGCTGTTCACTACACAGGCCAA GGAGCAGCGCCCTGAGGCCAGTCTGCGGCTCCAGTCCATGAAGCTGTCTCTCTCGCAGCACTCATTTGACAGCGCCATCCTAGACGGAAGCCTGCCCGACGACCACCTCTCAGTGGACAGCGACACCAGCGACAACATTCTCATGGATG AGTCAGGAGTAGAGTCCATGATGCGACCCAGCAGCACCCTGGAGCCCATGGCCAGTGGAGGCAGCGCTGCCCCGGGGACAGAGGGGGGGTCATCAGCCGACCTGAGCagctccctgtcccagagcattGAGGACATCACACAGGACACA GCCTCTGTGTTGTTGCTGGTGCTCAGTGGGATTGCCTGTGTGGCGGACCTGAAGGGAGAGGACCTGGTGGTGGCAGTGGAGGTCCAGGATCTCACCTCCAGACAGATGGGCAACATCAGGGTCTCTGACCTGCTGGCCAGACAAATGCCAG